One Urocitellus parryii isolate mUroPar1 chromosome 8, mUroPar1.hap1, whole genome shotgun sequence DNA window includes the following coding sequences:
- the Ccnc gene encoding cyclin-C isoform X2 produces MAGNFWQSSHYLQWILDKQDLLKERQKDLKFLSEEEYWKLQIFFTNVIQALGEHLKLRQQVIATATVYFKRFYARYSLKSIDPVLMAPTCVFLASKVEEFGVVSNTRLIAAATSVLKTRFSYAFPKEFPYRMNHILECEFYLLELMDCCLIVYHPYRPLLQYVQDMGQEDMLLPLAWRIVNDTYRTDLCLLYPPFMIALACLHVACVVQQKDARQWFAELSVDMEKILEIIRVILKLYEQWKNFDERKEMATILSKMPKPKPPPNSFIPVGRQWKEEIIIGDWISCQFHSVSKSLTKACSHHESQLPQASHGKKS; encoded by the exons ATGGCAGGGAACTTTTGGCAGAGCTCCCACTA TTTGCAATGGATTTTGGATAAACAAGATCTGTTGAAGGAGcgccaaaaggacttaaaatttcTCTCAGAAGAAGAATATTGGaaactacagattttttttacaaatg ttattcagGCATTAGGTGAACATCTTAAATTAAGACAGCAAGTTATTGCCACTGCTACAGTCTATTTCAAGAGATTCTATGCCAG gTATTCTCTGAAAAGTATAGATCCTGTGTTGATGGCTCCGACATGTGTCTTTTTGGCATCCAAAGTAGAG gaaTTTGGAGTAGTCTCAAATACAAGATTGATTGCTGCTGCTACTTCTGTAT TAAAAACTAGATTTTCATATGCCTTTCCAAAGGAATTTCCTTATAGGATGAACCAT atattAGAATGTGAATTCTATCTTTTAGAACTAATG GATTGTTGCTTGATAGTGTATCATCCTTATAGACCTTTGCTCCAGTATGTGCAGGACATGGGCCAAGAAGACATGTTGCTTCCCCTTGCATG GAGGATTGTGAATGATACCTACAGAACGGATCTTTGCCTACTGTATCCTCCTTTCATGATAGCTTTAG cTTGCCTACATGTTGCCTGTGTTGTGCAGCAAAAAGATGCCAGACAGTGGTTTGCTGAGCTTTCTGTGGATATGgaaaag ATTTTGGAAATAATCAgggttattttaaaactatatgaaCAGTGGAAGAATTTTGATGAGAGAAAAGAGATGGCAACTATTCTTAGTAAGATGCCGAAACCAAAACCACCTCCAAACAG CTTTATACCTGTGGGAAGGCAGTGGAAGGAGGAAATAATCATTGGAGACTGGATTTCCTGCCAATTCCACTCAGTGAGCAAAAGCCTAACGAAAGCATGTTCCCATCATGAGTCTCAGCTCCCCCAAGCCTCTCATG
- the Ccnc gene encoding cyclin-C isoform X4: protein MAGNFWQSSHYLQWILDKQDLLKERQKDLKFLSEEEYWKLQIFFTNVIQALGEHLKLRQQVIATATVYFKRFYARYSLKSIDPVLMAPTCVFLASKVEEFGVVSNTRLIAAATSVLKTRFSYAFPKEFPYRMNHILECEFYLLELMDCCLIVYHPYRPLLQYVQDMGQEDMLLPLAWRIVNDTYRTDLCLLYPPFMIALACLHVACVVQQKDARQWFAELSVDMEKILEIIRVILKLYEQWKNFDERKEMATILSKMPKPKPPPNRNGELLSCRGCVPSRRPGRLGAQ, encoded by the exons ATGGCAGGGAACTTTTGGCAGAGCTCCCACTA TTTGCAATGGATTTTGGATAAACAAGATCTGTTGAAGGAGcgccaaaaggacttaaaatttcTCTCAGAAGAAGAATATTGGaaactacagattttttttacaaatg ttattcagGCATTAGGTGAACATCTTAAATTAAGACAGCAAGTTATTGCCACTGCTACAGTCTATTTCAAGAGATTCTATGCCAG gTATTCTCTGAAAAGTATAGATCCTGTGTTGATGGCTCCGACATGTGTCTTTTTGGCATCCAAAGTAGAG gaaTTTGGAGTAGTCTCAAATACAAGATTGATTGCTGCTGCTACTTCTGTAT TAAAAACTAGATTTTCATATGCCTTTCCAAAGGAATTTCCTTATAGGATGAACCAT atattAGAATGTGAATTCTATCTTTTAGAACTAATG GATTGTTGCTTGATAGTGTATCATCCTTATAGACCTTTGCTCCAGTATGTGCAGGACATGGGCCAAGAAGACATGTTGCTTCCCCTTGCATG GAGGATTGTGAATGATACCTACAGAACGGATCTTTGCCTACTGTATCCTCCTTTCATGATAGCTTTAG cTTGCCTACATGTTGCCTGTGTTGTGCAGCAAAAAGATGCCAGACAGTGGTTTGCTGAGCTTTCTGTGGATATGgaaaag ATTTTGGAAATAATCAgggttattttaaaactatatgaaCAGTGGAAGAATTTTGATGAGAGAAAAGAGATGGCAACTATTCTTAGTAAGATGCCGAAACCAAAACCACCTCCAAACAG
- the Ccnc gene encoding cyclin-C isoform X5, with translation MAGNFWQSSHYLQWILDKQDLLKERQKDLKFLSEEEYWKLQIFFTNVIQALGEHLKLRQQVIATATVYFKRFYARYSLKSIDPVLMAPTCVFLASKVEEFGVVSNTRLIAAATSVLKTRFSYAFPKEFPYRMNHILECEFYLLELMDCCLIVYHPYRPLLQYVQDMGQEDMLLPLAWRIVNDTYRTDLCLLYPPFMIALACLHVACVVQQKDARQWFAELSVDMEKILEIIRVILKLYEQWKNFDERKEMATILSKMPKPKPPPNRNSLSDSPLVAGPEAAR, from the exons ATGGCAGGGAACTTTTGGCAGAGCTCCCACTA TTTGCAATGGATTTTGGATAAACAAGATCTGTTGAAGGAGcgccaaaaggacttaaaatttcTCTCAGAAGAAGAATATTGGaaactacagattttttttacaaatg ttattcagGCATTAGGTGAACATCTTAAATTAAGACAGCAAGTTATTGCCACTGCTACAGTCTATTTCAAGAGATTCTATGCCAG gTATTCTCTGAAAAGTATAGATCCTGTGTTGATGGCTCCGACATGTGTCTTTTTGGCATCCAAAGTAGAG gaaTTTGGAGTAGTCTCAAATACAAGATTGATTGCTGCTGCTACTTCTGTAT TAAAAACTAGATTTTCATATGCCTTTCCAAAGGAATTTCCTTATAGGATGAACCAT atattAGAATGTGAATTCTATCTTTTAGAACTAATG GATTGTTGCTTGATAGTGTATCATCCTTATAGACCTTTGCTCCAGTATGTGCAGGACATGGGCCAAGAAGACATGTTGCTTCCCCTTGCATG GAGGATTGTGAATGATACCTACAGAACGGATCTTTGCCTACTGTATCCTCCTTTCATGATAGCTTTAG cTTGCCTACATGTTGCCTGTGTTGTGCAGCAAAAAGATGCCAGACAGTGGTTTGCTGAGCTTTCTGTGGATATGgaaaag ATTTTGGAAATAATCAgggttattttaaaactatatgaaCAGTGGAAGAATTTTGATGAGAGAAAAGAGATGGCAACTATTCTTAGTAAGATGCCGAAACCAAAACCACCTCCAAACAG AAATTCCCTGAGTGATTCTCCACTAGTGGCAGGGCCTGAAGCTGCAAGATGA
- the Ccnc gene encoding cyclin-C isoform X3 produces the protein MAGNFWQSSHYLQWILDKQDLLKERQKDLKFLSEEEYWKLQIFFTNVIQALGEHLKLRQQVIATATVYFKRFYARYSLKSIDPVLMAPTCVFLASKVEEFGVVSNTRLIAAATSVLKTRFSYAFPKEFPYRMNHILECEFYLLELMDCCLIVYHPYRPLLQYVQDMGQEDMLLPLAWRIVNDTYRTDLCLLYPPFMIALACLHVACVVQQKDARQWFAELSVDMEKILEIIRVILKLYEQWKNFDERKEMATILSKMPKPKPPPNSEGEQGPNGSQNSSYSQS, from the exons ATGGCAGGGAACTTTTGGCAGAGCTCCCACTA TTTGCAATGGATTTTGGATAAACAAGATCTGTTGAAGGAGcgccaaaaggacttaaaatttcTCTCAGAAGAAGAATATTGGaaactacagattttttttacaaatg ttattcagGCATTAGGTGAACATCTTAAATTAAGACAGCAAGTTATTGCCACTGCTACAGTCTATTTCAAGAGATTCTATGCCAG gTATTCTCTGAAAAGTATAGATCCTGTGTTGATGGCTCCGACATGTGTCTTTTTGGCATCCAAAGTAGAG gaaTTTGGAGTAGTCTCAAATACAAGATTGATTGCTGCTGCTACTTCTGTAT TAAAAACTAGATTTTCATATGCCTTTCCAAAGGAATTTCCTTATAGGATGAACCAT atattAGAATGTGAATTCTATCTTTTAGAACTAATG GATTGTTGCTTGATAGTGTATCATCCTTATAGACCTTTGCTCCAGTATGTGCAGGACATGGGCCAAGAAGACATGTTGCTTCCCCTTGCATG GAGGATTGTGAATGATACCTACAGAACGGATCTTTGCCTACTGTATCCTCCTTTCATGATAGCTTTAG cTTGCCTACATGTTGCCTGTGTTGTGCAGCAAAAAGATGCCAGACAGTGGTTTGCTGAGCTTTCTGTGGATATGgaaaag ATTTTGGAAATAATCAgggttattttaaaactatatgaaCAGTGGAAGAATTTTGATGAGAGAAAAGAGATGGCAACTATTCTTAGTAAGATGCCGAAACCAAAACCACCTCCAAACAG TGAAGGAGAGCAGGGTCCAAATGGAAGTCAGAACTCTAGCTACAGTCAATCTTAA